DNA from Palaemon carinicauda isolate YSFRI2023 chromosome 26, ASM3689809v2, whole genome shotgun sequence:
TTCTGGGGGCGTCCAGTCCATCTTCTGTGGGGGCCATCTTCTGTGGGGGCCATCTTCTGGGGGGGGGGATCTTCTGGGGAGGCCCACCTTGTGGGGAAGCGTCTCTCGTGGGGAGTCCTCTGGTGGGGGCCCATCTTGTATGGTGTGCAGGGCCCTCTCATGGTGACCTCTCTTGTGGGGACCTGTCTTGTAAGGCCATTTTGTCGGGGCCCTCTTGCGGGGCCCATCGTAGGGGGGGCCTCTTGTTGGGAGGCCTCTCTTGTGGGGGGGGGTCCATCTTTTATGGGGCCCGTCTTGTGGGGGGCCATTCTTGTGGTTGGCCATTTTTGTGGGGGGCCCATCTTGTGGTTGGCCATTTTTGTGGGGGCCCATCTTGTGGTTGGCCATTCTTGTGGGGGGCCCATCTTGTGGGGGGCCCATCTTGTGGGGGGCCCATCTTGTGGGGGGCCGTTCTTTTGGGGGGGCCTTCTTTTGGGGGCCCTTCTTTTGTGGGGCCCTTCTTTTGGGGGGCCCTTCTTTTGGGGGGCCATTCTTGTGGGGGACCCATCTTTAGGGGAGCCTGTCTTCTGGGGGGCCATTCTTGTGGGAGGCCATTCTTGAGGGGGACCATTCTTAAGGGGGACCATTCTTGTGGGGGGCCATTCTTGTGGGGGGCCATTCTTGTGGGGGGGCCATTCTTGTGGGGGGGACATTCTTGTGGGGGGGACATTCTTGTGGGGGGACATTCTTGTGGGGGCCCATCTTCTGGGGAGCCCATCTTCTGGGGGGCCTGTCT
Protein-coding regions in this window:
- the LOC137619933 gene encoding uncharacterized protein: MGPPQDGPPTRMANHKMGPHKNGQPQDGPPTKMANHKNGPPQDGPHKRWTPPHKRGLPTRGPPYDGPRKRAPTKWPYKTGPHKRGHHERALHTIQDGPPPEDSPRETLPHKVGLPRRSPPPEDGPHRRWPPQKMDWTPPEDRPPRRQPPPRRQSPPRRQSPQKTDGPHPQKTAPL